A genomic segment from Xyrauchen texanus isolate HMW12.3.18 chromosome 21, RBS_HiC_50CHRs, whole genome shotgun sequence encodes:
- the LOC127661905 gene encoding uncharacterized protein LOC127661905 isoform X1, translated as MKMMIMPLSSVTYRECPKSRCMRRTCLMRSHLTCVTPITSSLAAVKLENIITRTALLKDVRQLSPQHQTFSLEAYHSLILHFAPKHTGFSYVGMYSRLLLAALHYNHNANRETARKSDGTEKYCVRYLRFRKGAHVSHQRGSLIRLCNIIDEGPSGKLHPFTCSSSRDKSNDLVVSIYFSCYLSSFLLSLSSHLVVVVSCILHVLCVVTLVLLCTKSLLFSSL; from the exons atgaagatgatgataatgCCTCTGTCATCAGTGACTTATCGTGAGTGCCCGAAGAGCCGATGCATGAGGAGGACTTGTTTGATGAGGAGCCACCTTACATGTGTGACCCCCATCACAA GCTCATTGGCAGCAGTAAAGTTGGAGAACATAATCACGAGGACTGCCTTACTGAAAGATGTTCGACAGCTGTCTCCACAGCATCAGACATTCTCCCTTGAGGCTTACCACTCCCTCATCTTGCACTTCGCACCCAAGCACACAGGGTTTTCATACGTTGGGATGTATAGCAG gCTTCTCTTAGCGGCGCTGCATTACAATCACAATGCCAACCGCGAGACAGCACGGAAAAGTGATGGGACGGAGAAGTACTGCGTGCGGTATCTGCGCTTCAGAAAAGGTGCCCATGTGTCCCATCAAAGAGGCAGCCTCATACG GTTATGCAACATCATTGATGAAGGCCCTTCAGGAAAGCTACACCCATTCACCTGCAGCTCTTCGAGAG acaAGTCCAATGATTTAGTTGtaagtatttattttagttgttatttatcttctttccttctgtccctgtcatctcatttggtggtggtggtttcctgtattctgcatgttttgtgtgttgttacTTTGGTTTTACTTTGCACTAAATCATTACTTTTTTCGTCTTTGTAA
- the LOC127661905 gene encoding uncharacterized protein LOC127661905 isoform X2 → MKMMIMPLSSVTYRECPKSRCMRRTCLMRSHLTCVTPITSSLAAVKLENIITRTALLKDVRQLSPQHQTFSLEAYHSLILHFAPKHTGFSYVGMYSRLLLAALHYNHNANRETARKSDGTEKYCVRYLRFRKGAHVSHQRGSLIRLCNIIDEGPSGKLHPFTCSSSRG, encoded by the exons atgaagatgatgataatgCCTCTGTCATCAGTGACTTATCGTGAGTGCCCGAAGAGCCGATGCATGAGGAGGACTTGTTTGATGAGGAGCCACCTTACATGTGTGACCCCCATCACAA GCTCATTGGCAGCAGTAAAGTTGGAGAACATAATCACGAGGACTGCCTTACTGAAAGATGTTCGACAGCTGTCTCCACAGCATCAGACATTCTCCCTTGAGGCTTACCACTCCCTCATCTTGCACTTCGCACCCAAGCACACAGGGTTTTCATACGTTGGGATGTATAGCAG gCTTCTCTTAGCGGCGCTGCATTACAATCACAATGCCAACCGCGAGACAGCACGGAAAAGTGATGGGACGGAGAAGTACTGCGTGCGGTATCTGCGCTTCAGAAAAGGTGCCCATGTGTCCCATCAAAGAGGCAGCCTCATACG GTTATGCAACATCATTGATGAAGGCCCTTCAGGAAAGCTACACCCATTCACCTGCAGCTCTTCGAGAGGTTAG